The following coding sequences are from one Muntiacus reevesi chromosome 17, mMunRee1.1, whole genome shotgun sequence window:
- the LOC136148355 gene encoding protein SPATA31F1-like, whose translation MLSQTFVLWDLGYPLYTYGSIFIIILIIWQVKKSYHGLTEHKRSCCRRHRKVRQRARDAASRARRHSRKEADKLWELLSVMRSQGWLPQEGSVRQILCADPCCQTCNTMALKVQQLLGENTLISPTSGDTSQGSSCLEVLSMSNVSFEQSLEHRSPHSKDLSLPSATLTVSQKSLAQSAARSPGAAGICDYWADHLKLRQGLPVLEAPSGTEEPRISVNLQEMMQSNLSLICGNQVQQPLNPQVSLLTLKQEITTLTHPVALPMVTVLPAHLPFMSPEVRRLLEVHVKKWMHFQRWGLPRRVEESLRQLMPNPPLFYQTVYNQPVSFIHNNTSHFSVEKLGTISYQNWGSGMAGQPTQAFWVSEWCITDPEQRHLYQQIPNHKALAWPSSALKELSGLYLMSEQQASDSVGPVQPKYSQLFCGLPSLHSESLVDTFLASQGLSKDESMSKPHLKDPFLFKELPFLPLLPKTPTQSTPLSSLSSQNCVAPSDHQQAHINVPFLTLDECEALEWHLLQRQLQLQWGLPDVFQRDQHVQSPVQCKPSDKAQSSETLKTPLPGQPVPVLTRELLFPQHTRRLLEYHLQRQLIHHRWGLPQKIQQSIQLLLSPTNQQTVSWSSTARDGVNGPQPTCLEATGADDPFSPIVDPLSVPMPQLFDQAKAILRGHINSKCGQIHQGNIPACVYSSWECIIPGVLEVTPFRCILESTPLELQAAADQDPQQEVIPGMPVALDEQQQISPKAAFEHPKLPRVLSEAAIEKLETALRHKYLAFLSGLPALYCVALSRAMAPATTSVTSPAVITEIVPEPAEFSTEPLTQVTLPEEQGPSPGPGFQEAKETPSNTAEEFQVDEQVEGVVEMLPIESQTEPEGPSSLGEHILAKMNFHLRKKILEAQIGIPIKARESREQSVGTSEDVCTQESPESLNNQGRPLLQELPIPADVPCAPDPEWLHLKEQLATELKAVRQKQKQKQPSPSRVPHGSGPWASSAFLSGDMTEAQVLCVQLEARVNNPSLEEPWSPEPHSPDKSKDSAQVPTLAEKREEPGKPRLAGGHGEGDAGFTLSSTREESHSVEGQRPEGILLNRTPHSPWQQRRRFHLDASCQHSPQHCPPPKLPELPPGAPGGKDSKKKGLQDSQAKLSVTLKPARVPKNAQPVVPQASRGQPLLGQLTVGKPLQGRALQGQVFQRQVVQGHPHKRPSLPESGLRNKMKSLLHCITPKAKGKGHEASMSSTSEKVARPRRENVEKISAPAKSPKGRTKTENSRGDPKAQFPPAEKQMGLTCMDVAHSPDSKLRHHSRPHQLHLASVLGAPRHCPRHCPRVACATPPKNPP comes from the exons ATGCTGAGCCAGACTTTTGTTCTGTGGGATTTGGGGTATCCCTTATATACCTATGGCTCCATCTTCATTATTATTCTAATCATCTGGCAAGTGAAAAAGAGTTACCATGGATTAACGGAACATAAAAGGAGCTGCTGCCGG CGTCACCGAAAAGTCAGACAAAGGGCTAGAGATGCAGCATCAAGAG CTAGGAGACATTCCCGGAAAGAAGCTGACAAGCTGTGGGAGCTGCTCTCGGTCATGAGAAG CCAGGGCTGGCTACCTCAGGAGGGGAGTGTGCGGCAGATCCTTTGTGCAGATCCCTGCTGCCAAACCTGCAACACCATGGCTCTGAAGGTTCAGCAGTTGTTGGGTGAGAACACCCTAATCTCCCCCACTTCAGGGGATACCTCTCAGGGCTCCTCTTGCCTAGAGGTTTTGTCCATGTCTAATGTGTCTTTTGAGCAGAGTCTGGAGCATCGTTCCCCACACTCCAAAGACCTTTCACTTCCATCTGCAACGCTCACAGTGTCACAGAAATCCTTAGCCCAGTCAGCGGCCCGGTCACCTGGCGCAGCCGGCATCTGTGATTACTGGGCTGACCATCTCAAGCTAAGGCAGGGACTCCCAGTGCTCGAGGCTCCCtcagggactgaggagcctagaaTTTCAGTGAATCTGCAGGAGATGATGCAGAGCAACCTCAGCCTCATCTGTGGGAACCAAGTCCAGCAGCCCTTAAACCCCCAGGTCTCTCTGCTGACCCTGAAGCAAGAAATTACTACCCTGACACATCCAGTGGCCTTGCCGATGGTCACTGTCCTCCCTGCCCACCTGCCGTTCATGAGTCCTGAAGTCCGGAGGCTTCTTGAGGTTCATGTGAAAAAATGGATGCATTTCCAGAGGTGGGGGCTCCCCAGGCGTGTAGAAGAGTCCCTGAGGCAGCTGATGCCAAACCCGCCACTATTTTACCAAACTGTATATAACCAACCAGTTTCTTTCATCCACAACAATACTTCACATTTCTCTGTTGAGAAACTTGGGACCATTTCATACCAGAACTGGGGTTCAGGTATGGCCGGCCAGCCTACCCAGGCCTTCTGGGTTTCTGAATGGTGCATTACGGATCCAGAACAAAGACACCTCTACCAGCAAATCCCCAACCATAAGGCTTTAGCCTGGCCCTCTTCAGCCCTTAAAGAATTAAGTGGCCTCTATCTAATGTCTGAGCAACAGGCTAGTGACTCAGTGGGCCCCGTGCAGCCAAAATACAGCCAGCTATTCTGTGGCCTGCCTTCTCTGCACAGTGAGTCCCTGGTTGACACCTTCTTGGCTTCTCAAGGCCTCTCCAAGGATGAGAGCATGTCCAAGCCCCACTTGAAGGATCCCTTTCTCTTCAAGGAACTCCCCTTCCTCCCTTTGCTGCCTAAAACTCCAACCCAGTCAACTCCactctcttctctgtcttctcaaAATTGTGTTGCTCCATCTGATCACCAACAAGCTCACATCAATGTCCCATTTCTGACTCTGGACGAGTGTGAAGCCTTGGAGTGGCACCTGCTGCAGAGGCAGCTCCAGCTTCAGTGGGGCTTGCCAGATGTTTTCCAGAGAGATCAACATGTCCAGAGCCCTGTACAGTGTAAGCCCAGTGACAAAGCCCAGTCTTCTGAGACTCTGAAAACCCCCTTGCCGGGGCAGCCTGTCCCAGTCCTCACAAGGGAACTACTCTtcccgcagcacaccaggcggcTGCTGGAATACCACCTCCAGAGACAGCTGATTCACCACCGCTGGGGCCTGCCCCAGAAGATCCAGCAGTCCATCCAGTTGCTGCTGTCCCCCACTAACCAGCAGACTGTGTCCTGGAGCAGCACAGCCCGGGATGGTGTGAATGGCCCCCAGCCTACATGCCTGGAGGCCACTGGAGCTGATGACCCATTCTCACCTATTGTGGACCCATTGTCTGTCCCCATGCCACAGTTGTTTGACCAGGCCAAGGCAATATTGCGGGGCCATATCAACTCCAAATGTGGGCAGATTCACCAGGGCAACATCCCTGCCTGTGTGTATAGTTCTTGGGAGTGCATAATTCCTGGAGTCCTGGAGGTGACTCCCTTCCGCTGCATCCTGGAAAGCACGCCCCTGGAACTCCAGGCAGCAGCTGACCAGGACCCTCAACAGGAAGTGATACCCGGGATGCCAGTGGCCCTTGATGAGCAGCAACAGATCTCACCAAAAGCTGCCTTTGAACATCCTAAGCTGCCCAGAGTCCTGTCAGAGGCAGCCATTGAGAAACTGGAGACAGCTTTACGGCACAAGTATCTGGCCTTCTTGTCAGGGCTGCCGGCTCTTTATTGTGTGGCTCTCTCCAGGGCCATGGCCCCAGCAACCACGTCAGTCACGTCCCCAGCTGTGATCACAGAGATAGTGCCTGAGCCTGCTGAATTCTCAACAGAACCTCTGACGCAGGTGACCTTACCTGAAGAGCAGGGTCCAAGTCCTGGGCCAGGCTTTCAAGAGGCCAAGGAGACTCCTTCAAACACTGCAGAAGAATTCCAGGTTGATGAGCAGGTGGAAGGAGTAGTTGAGATGCTGCCTATAGAAAGCCAGACAGAGCCTGAGGGGCCCTCTTCACTTGGGGAACACATCTTGGCCAAAATGAATTTCCATCTGAGAAAGAAGATCCTAGAGGCACAAATTGGAATTCCCATAAAGGCGAGAGAGTCCAGGGAACAAAGTGTAGGAACGTCAGAGGATGTATGTACACAGGAGTCTCCTGAGAGTTTAAACAACCAAGGACGACCACTGCTCCAGGAACTCCCCATCCCAGCAGATGTGCCGTGTGCCCCAGACCCAGAGTGGCTCCACCTCAAAGaacagctggccactgagttGAAGGCGGTGCgccagaagcagaagcagaagcagcCCAGTCCCAGCAGAGTACCCCATGGTTCTGGCCCCTGGGCTTCCAGCGCCTTCCTCAGTGGGGATATGACGGAGGCCCAGGTGCTTTGTGTTCAGCTGGAGGCCAGGGTGAACAACCCCAGTCTGGAGGAGCCTTGGAGCCCTGAGCCCCATAGCCCTGACAAGAGCAAGGACTCAGCCCAAGTCCCCACACTggcagaaaagagagaggagccAGGCAAACCCAGATTGGCTGGGGGccatggagaaggggatgccGGGTTCACACTCTCCTCCACAAGAGAAGAAAGCCACTCTGTTGAAGGCCAGAGGCCAGAAGGGATACTTCTGAACAGGACACCCCACAGCCCCTGGCAACAGAGACGTCGCTTTCACCTTGATGCTTCCTGTCAACACAGTCCTCAGCATTGCCCTCCGCCTAAACTCCCAGAGCTCCCTCCCGGAGCCCCTGGGGGGAAGGATTCTAAGAAGAAGGGCCTGCAGGACAGTCAAGCCAAGCTCAGTGTCACCCTCAAACCAGCAAGGGTTCCCAAGAATGCCCAGCCTGTGGTGCCCCAGGCATCGCGGGGCCAGCCTCTCCTGGGCCAGCTCACAGTGGGTAAGCCACTGCAGGGCCGAGCTTTACAAGGTCAGGTCTTTCAGAGGCAGGTGGTGCAAGGTCATCCTCACAAGAGGCCCAGCCTTCCAGAATCTGGCCTGAGAAATAAGATGAAATCTCTCCTGCATTGTATTACACCCAAGGCAAAGGGCAAAGGGCATGAGGCATCCATGTCCTCTACCTCTGAGAAAGTGGCCAGGCCTAGaagagaaaatgtggaaaaaatcTCGGCTCCAGCCAAAAGTCCCAAGGGGCGAACTAAGACAGAGAACTCAAGAGGGGACCCCAAGGCCCAGTTTCCACCCGCTGAGAAGCAGATGGGCCTAACTTGCATGGACGTTGCCCACTCCCCAGACAGTAAGCTCCGGCACCACTCCCGCCCCCATCAGCTCCACTTGGCCTCAGTCCTGGGTGCCCCCCGCCACTGCCCTCGGCACTGTCCTCGAGTAGCTTGTGCCACCCCACCAAAGAACCCACCCTAA